Proteins encoded together in one Mycobacterium simiae window:
- a CDS encoding DUF1906 domain-containing protein has product MHNVRPPASDLRLRTVSRRDALRYAAALAGLGAASVACGMPKAAAAAPPRLIDFAARQIPAQQIRVAGYSGVVNYVSESRPGSSFGAKPITRSYADSLKAAGLVIVSNYQYGKPGGSAPSDFTRGYAGGIADARTAWQLHTAAGGGQSAPIFFTIDEDIDRDTWNRTALQWFRGINSVLGVQRTGVYGGVRVCQWALADGVVGSSSTPGRRWLWQTRAWSGNQVHPAAVLYQRVVSTASNPGPKVGGLEVDVNDVLAPDCGQWNLHASHPGGEVR; this is encoded by the coding sequence ATGCACAATGTGCGCCCGCCGGCCAGCGATCTGCGACTGCGAACGGTCTCCCGTCGCGACGCGCTGCGCTACGCTGCTGCGTTGGCCGGTCTGGGTGCCGCATCAGTGGCCTGCGGCATGCCCAAAGCCGCCGCCGCCGCCCCTCCCCGACTGATTGACTTCGCCGCGCGCCAGATTCCTGCGCAGCAGATCCGAGTTGCCGGCTATAGCGGTGTGGTCAACTATGTTTCGGAGTCGCGTCCCGGCTCATCGTTTGGCGCCAAGCCGATCACCCGGTCCTACGCCGACTCGTTGAAAGCCGCGGGCCTGGTGATCGTCAGCAACTACCAATACGGCAAGCCGGGTGGGTCAGCACCGTCGGACTTCACGCGGGGCTACGCCGGCGGCATCGCGGACGCGCGCACCGCCTGGCAGCTGCACACCGCCGCGGGCGGCGGCCAGAGTGCACCGATTTTCTTCACCATTGACGAGGACATCGATCGCGACACCTGGAATCGCACTGCGCTGCAGTGGTTTCGCGGCATCAACTCCGTTCTAGGGGTGCAGCGCACCGGGGTCTATGGAGGCGTCAGGGTGTGTCAGTGGGCCCTGGCCGATGGCGTTGTCGGATCTTCGAGCACACCAGGCCGCCGGTGGCTCTGGCAAACCCGAGCCTGGTCCGGCAATCAGGTCCACCCCGCCGCTGTTCTCTACCAGCGCGTCGTGAGCACCGCATCTAACCCGGGGCCAAAGGTCGGTGGACTCGAAGTCGACGTCAACGACGTCTTGGCCCCCGATTGCGGCCAGTGGAACCTCCATGCGAGCCATCCCGGTGGAGAGGTACGGTAG
- a CDS encoding GMC family oxidoreductase, translating into MTRATDTGSASHRPYDYVIVGAGSAGCVLANRLTVATDVRVLLLEAGGTDDAPEIRIPAALHSMFGAEYDWMYTSVPQEFSGRSVRVPRGRTLGGSSSLNAMIYTRGNRADYDRWRDEYGAKGWGFDEVLPYFVRSEGNTRLGGPLHGTQGPLCVEDPRWMHELCPVWVESAIAAGIPANTDFSGPTQTGAGIYQVTQRDGQRWSVADAYLHPVADRPNLKVRTGSHVSRIIVEAGVAVGVEYHDASGEHSVRADREVLLCAGAIASPQLLMLSGIGPADQLRNIGVPVIIDAKNVGRGLQDHPTVVLNWTTVGTSDFRDIVTTEEAAAQWSQDRRGPLSSIVSEAGMFCSTTAASEPPNIQIYAAGTSYWDDGTGHAQLPCTAAAVTLIDPVSRGGIRLRSSDPADHPLIDPRFYTEPADLQAVLTAMEMVTGIVHQRPLAKFINGPCLPETDQLDRTALMDVLRAHSQTMYHPTGTCAMGGSADSVLDPELRLRGVAGLRVVDASVMPATIRGNTNAPVVMIAEKAADLILGLETKRGRP; encoded by the coding sequence GTGACAAGAGCGACCGACACGGGAAGTGCAAGCCACAGACCCTACGACTACGTCATCGTCGGTGCGGGCAGCGCGGGGTGCGTGCTGGCCAACCGCCTCACGGTAGCCACCGATGTGCGGGTTTTGCTTCTGGAAGCGGGCGGCACCGATGACGCGCCCGAGATTCGCATTCCTGCTGCGCTGCATTCGATGTTCGGTGCTGAGTACGACTGGATGTACACGTCTGTCCCACAAGAATTTTCGGGACGCTCCGTTCGGGTACCCCGGGGCCGAACGCTGGGCGGGTCCTCATCGCTCAACGCGATGATCTACACACGCGGTAATCGCGCCGACTATGACCGCTGGCGTGACGAGTACGGCGCGAAAGGGTGGGGATTCGACGAGGTCCTGCCGTACTTCGTTCGATCGGAGGGAAATACGCGGCTCGGCGGCCCCTTGCACGGAACTCAGGGGCCGCTCTGCGTGGAAGACCCACGATGGATGCACGAACTTTGCCCGGTGTGGGTTGAATCTGCCATCGCAGCGGGCATCCCCGCCAACACCGACTTCAGCGGGCCCACTCAAACAGGTGCGGGCATTTACCAGGTGACACAACGAGACGGCCAACGATGGTCGGTCGCTGACGCCTACCTCCATCCCGTTGCTGATCGCCCAAATCTGAAGGTGCGCACCGGCAGCCATGTGAGCCGGATCATCGTGGAGGCTGGTGTGGCGGTTGGGGTCGAATACCATGACGCCTCCGGTGAACACTCCGTTCGCGCGGACCGCGAGGTGCTGCTCTGTGCGGGGGCTATCGCCTCGCCCCAGTTGCTGATGCTCTCGGGGATCGGGCCAGCCGATCAGCTACGCAACATTGGTGTCCCGGTAATCATTGATGCGAAGAATGTCGGGCGTGGGCTGCAGGATCATCCGACCGTGGTCCTCAATTGGACAACAGTCGGCACCAGTGATTTTCGGGACATCGTCACTACAGAGGAGGCAGCAGCACAGTGGTCGCAGGACCGGCGTGGGCCACTATCGTCCATCGTCAGTGAAGCGGGAATGTTCTGCTCGACGACGGCAGCGAGCGAACCACCTAACATCCAAATTTACGCCGCCGGGACATCGTATTGGGATGACGGAACCGGGCATGCACAACTACCGTGCACGGCAGCCGCCGTCACACTGATCGATCCGGTCAGCCGCGGGGGGATACGGCTGCGCAGCTCGGATCCGGCTGACCACCCGCTGATTGATCCCCGCTTCTACACCGAACCGGCAGACCTACAGGCAGTGCTGACCGCGATGGAGATGGTTACCGGAATTGTGCACCAAAGACCATTGGCGAAGTTCATCAACGGACCGTGCCTGCCAGAAACTGATCAACTAGACCGCACCGCGCTTATGGATGTTCTTCGAGCACATAGCCAAACGATGTATCACCCCACCGGAACTTGCGCAATGGGTGGCTCCGCAGACTCTGTGCTCGACCCAGAACTGCGCCTGCGCGGCGTCGCAGGCCTCCGCGTCGTCGATGCCTCGGTCATGCCCGCCACGATCCGCGGCAATACCAACGCGCCGGTCGTCATGATCGCAGAAAAAGCAGCGGACCTAATCCTGGGCCTAGAAACCAAAAGGGGGCGGCCGTGA
- a CDS encoding LGFP repeat-containing protein: MRTTTYAHAAVVGLAAAALITAGCSNSKSVDASMPPHPETNVISSPTTPAQPTAVKLIGEGNVEVTLTGPIAAKYSSATEDQKKALGKPLTGDRNAGTRESGVIFQQFQGGAITAKNGAVGTPAYIILGKIREAWNVPRAPDGTPATTGTNGSAGPLGLPTSDVNNVGDLQVSTFEHGKIEFNPTTGRVAVTVNGQAVPSGL, encoded by the coding sequence ATGAGAACGACCACATATGCCCATGCGGCAGTCGTCGGCCTGGCCGCCGCCGCGCTAATCACTGCAGGCTGCAGCAATAGCAAGAGCGTCGACGCGTCGATGCCGCCGCACCCCGAGACGAACGTCATCTCCAGCCCGACAACCCCAGCGCAGCCCACTGCGGTGAAGCTGATCGGGGAGGGCAACGTCGAGGTGACTCTGACCGGACCGATCGCCGCCAAATATTCGTCGGCGACCGAGGATCAGAAGAAGGCTCTGGGTAAGCCGCTGACGGGTGACCGCAACGCGGGGACACGGGAGAGCGGGGTAATTTTCCAGCAGTTCCAGGGCGGCGCGATCACGGCCAAGAACGGCGCGGTCGGCACCCCCGCATATATCATTCTGGGCAAGATCCGCGAGGCCTGGAACGTCCCCCGTGCGCCGGACGGGACGCCCGCGACTACCGGCACTAACGGTTCGGCAGGTCCGCTGGGCTTGCCCACTAGTGACGTGAACAACGTCGGTGACCTACAGGTGTCGACGTTCGAGCACGGCAAGATCGAGTTCAATCCGACGACCGGTCGGGTGGCGGTGACGGTCAATGGCCAGGCTGTGCCATCCGGGCTCTAA